In the genome of Arachis stenosperma cultivar V10309 chromosome 2, arast.V10309.gnm1.PFL2, whole genome shotgun sequence, the window tttagtttTCGTCATGGTGTATTTTGCAGCCTGTGTATTTACAGCTTATGGCTTTTATTGTCATTTTGGTTGAGTTGGTGCCGTTCGGGTGTATTATATTACCAatgattgggtgtatttctagtttttgacatggtgtattctgcagcctCTCTCTGTTGTTGATGACCAGTTTGTTCCAAAAGTTGGAATGACCTTTaccacccttgaagatgctgGAAAATTTTACAGGAACTAGTATTTCAGAGATGTTATTTCATTTGACACCACatacaatacaaacaggtaatAAACTGTCCCTTTTTATGATTCTAAATTAATGTGTTTTATGAATCTGCCACAGAGGTGTATATTGGGTGTTTTTTGGGTGTATACAAAGCATTTGTTGGGTGTACGTAATGATTTTCCATTCTGCACTATGGTAATTTGTTTTAGGTATAATTTGGTTtgtggttcttttgtcggggtgaatcaccacggtcagtcaacacttcttggatgctctttgatgaaaaataaagaaattgaatcattcaaatggttatttcaatgttggcttcgttgcatgggaggaaaTGCTCCGAAAGGGTTTTTCGCCAATCAATGCGCATCAATGAAAAGGGCTTTAGAGGCCTGTATGCCAACAACAATTCACCGTTGGTAtatttggcacatcatgaagaagattccaagcaaattaaacgggtacaagggacatgcagaaattgaacaagaaatgagcgaagttgtttggaactctcataataaagactcatttgataggaattggaatgaatttctgctgaattttggtcttgtggacaacaagtggctttcaggtaatgtttgtttaaaatctgcagcagaggtgtaaatttaattttcttcgggtgtatttatagtctgtgtttgaGTGTATTCTGCAGATCTCTATGAAaaccgtcatatatgggttccaatctatctAGATCACCACTTCTGGATAGGGATGAGAAGCACGCAAAGGATCTTTATGTTATAAAAtactgtttattttttttttacaatggTTTAAAGGTTTTGGGtattagggtttaggattttatGGTTTACGGGGTACGGGTTAGGGTTTTCTAAGTGTTTCgtgtttagggttttagggatAAAGCATTAGGGGGATAGATTTTTTGGTGTATATTCAACGTTCTTTGGGTGTAAAAAATAGCAAGTTATGGATGTATATTTGGTTTGATTTTTTccttcatattatagtacctgtaattcatacattttgaatacagcagagagattttaattattgaaagaaattttaCAATAAACAGAACTATAATTGGAAAATTTTTACAGCATGTGTTCAATTTGTTACAGGACTATATAACATTTACATTAAACAGTGTCAATATCCTCAAAATCTATCTGACAATATGGACTCAATAAAAACGAGGATGGCTTGGACAGTCTTATTGCATTACTTTTCCTAATGGCTTCAGCTTTGTCTAGATTCATGTCATGGAATAGAATCCTGGAAGCATATTCCACTCTAAAGTGGTCCACCTCGTCCTACAGTTAAAAAGAATATTCTATTTAATCAACCATGTTAATTGAGAAATGTAATACAGagttatttactttttaaacaTATTTACCTAGCTGACATTTATTTCATCTAAGCACACTTACATTTCTTCCAACTTGGTTTCTGGTTGCcattttttctgaaataaaaaatacactCATATATACCAGCAAGATACACCCAAGGATATAaataagatacacccatagatatgagtcagatacactcatagatatcagtcagatatcaCTCAAACATGCATTAATATACAAGGGCAAGCAACATTACAAGGTCAGCCAATATACACCCATGGACAATCAAATATTAGAACAGTGAAACTGTTGAATATATATTACAGTATATCAGTTCAGAAAAATACACCCATAGACATTAGCAAGATACACCCAAGGATATAaataagatacacccatagatatgagtcagatacacacatagatatcagtcagatatcaCTCAAACATGCATTAATATACAAGGGCAAGCAACATTACAAGGTCAAGTAATATACACCCATGGACAATCAAATATTAGAACAGTGCAACTGTTGAATATATATTACAGTATATTAGTTCAGaaaaatacacccatagatatcagcAAGATACACCCAATGATATAaataagatacacccatagatatgggtcagatacacccatatatatcaGTCAGATATCACTCAAACAAGCATTAATATACAAGGACAAGCAACATTACAAGGTCAAGTAATATACACCCATGGACAATCAAATATTAGAACAATGCAACTGTTGAATATATTACAGTATATCAGTTCagaaatatacacccaacaaagTATGTGATATACACCCAACAAGTTACTCCATATACACCCAGCAAATTACGCATTATATTCCAAACAATCAATTACCAGAAGAACTAGAAAAACAACTACAGTAATACCTAGAACAAATAAGAAGAACACTATAACCTAGAACCAAGAATAACAGTAAAACGTAGAACAAGtagaatattaaaaattgtAAAATGAGACTTAGAACAAAAACAGTAAAACctagaagaatgtagaagaacagtaaaacctagtTCTTCGTTTTCGAAATCTGGAAAATATAGAATATGAGTGAAATAGTAACGTAACGTACCTTAAGTATTATAACTTCGTTTTTTCTTGAGATTATTGATCGAGAGTTCTACGTTGTGTTGATGGAGAGTTCTGATCTTCGCGACAAGTGCTATCTCTGCAGTTTGGAATGTTGCTCGAAAATGGACggtttgtgttttctttgaacGGGTTGGAGAAGTGGAAGAGTGCGCCATTAAGGAGAGCTATTTGCGAAGAGAAACCGTTTGAGTGGGACGCGTGTAATTTACGCTCCATTCAAAGTGAGATGAGTGCGCGTGTGAATGATGTGTGGGTTGGgaacttgtaaaacttgtagGGCATTTttgcttgtatgtgtagcaggcccgtATATTTAATATATTGTTCTAAAGGTCTCTaaatttttttccttaaaaattattatttggatattaaaaaaaatacaaatccTAAGTATTTTAATGAAATATtttgattgattcaaaataCTTTCATAAAAGGAAAATTCTCAAAATTTTTTCCTTATCTCTTTTTGTAAATTTGAttaataacagaaaagaaaaaaaaatcaggACCAAATTTGCCACATGTTTAtacctttttattttctcttattgcgtataggaataaaatatttaaacttACATGTATCTAAATTTTCACAATGTAATTACATACATAGCATTTTAAATTCCTGAATTTTTCTATCCAAACATACTTAAGGTTGTTTCAAAAGAGGTGAAGATATAATCTTTCTGATCACCATTAAGCAAATTATTGCTTCTTTGCAATAATTATATTGATACACAATATCAGTAGATTAATTTGTATGATGCATCTTAATATGCTCTTacatgtgatttttttttttcaaaaatgctccataaatgttaaaatttaaccatcatatatatatttatgtatatttatacatattattttgtataattttttaataaataattaattattgaagTAATCATAGTAGAATAATCTCCAAACTTCTTAGGTTATTAGTATtttgtttgtaattttttatctgTTAGTCTATTACGAATGCGATTTTGAATGTTTCTCACTCTCACTTTGAGTTTAAATGAATGATTATAActatacaaaaaatattataatcaatttttttttataaataataaacacGTGCATATTCTTATGAATAGTTGATTggtgattaatttttaatatccatataatatttttttagcataccaattattttttagtaagcTATGGAAACTGGAAAGTTCTGTTATTACCTGAAGCCAAAAAAAAGCAGAACTAtagagggaaaaaaaaaactttggaaagatataaatataaacaGCTTTATTTTTTCCACCCCTGGTTTTCTGTAGAAAGAGGACATGTTACAAACATTCAAAATGATTGATCCattaacaaattcaaaatattacAAGTTTACAGCAACAATATTCCCTACATAATGAAGATATAGAAGATCTCTACATAATAACTATTGACTAGCTAGTCAAAGGTTATTATTGGTAATGCAAGCATCAGGTTGACTTTGTGGTGATGAGGCATGGAACTCTGCTAAACCTTTGTATGTTTCAGACAACCTCCTCAGAGTAGGGTATTTGGACTGTAAAAAAcaacaattttaaaatgttcATTTTAATATAATGTTTCCAAATGTTAGCAACGATCTATCGTAAAATTTCTTTCAATGTTAGAGAAAAAATCTGTTATGAAAAAAAAAGGCCTATGTAACGCTCTTGCTAAATATTATTGAAACTTTTAGAAGAATGAAATTAAAACTCGCTCTTGCTAAATATTATTGAAACTTTTAGAAGAATGAAATTAAAACTCTCGCAACCGGAAGGTATATCTAGGGCTGGAAATGAGCCAAATTGAGTCGAGTTAGATCAAACTCAAGATCGACTCACGAAAATTAAGTTTGGCTCACGACTCCGCTCATTAACAATCGAGCCTATTTCGTAAGCTTAACCTTAGCTCAATGAAAGCTCATGAACTGGCTCGAGTTCACGTGCTGACTCAAATAATAGGAATataatctataattctatatcaataaattataatttatatatattaaaaaatattaaaaaagataaactatctatcaattataaattttttatttatatcctacattaaaattatatataaaaaatagactataaaattataaaattttaaataattaagaacataatatatatgtaaaattatatattactattttatatatataaaattattaatacgCATATCCTACATGCATTTAATctatacttttaatattatatatataatcgaaCCATATCATGAGTTAATGAGCTAAGCTTATCCAAGCTCAAACTCaactcatttaatttatgagctcaATTTTAAACTCAAGTTCGGCTGACCAGCTCACGAGTTCACTTATCGAGCTATTAACGAGTCAAGCTCAAACTGGCTCATAAGCCGGCTTGACTCAATTCCAATCAAATATATCCAACACTTTTATATGATTTGACAACACTTCTGAAATATTAGGAAAAGCCAAGTATGTAGTGTGGGTCAGAAATCACTTATACACCTAGCTTTTCTATGTTAACCACAAATAAGAGAATTGTATCAATAAACCATGAGATGTATATATACTTTTTGAATAAATGAACAGAATTACACATGAAAGAGTTTGAGTGGACAAAATTACGCACCAAAGTTCGTAAATATGAAATCACACCCAAAATACTGATTTCAAAGGACAAAAATACACTCCTAAGTCTTACAAAATCACTAACGGCATGCCAATGTTGTCCATCGAAAACAATTTTCCGGGTGTACTTTGATGTTTACAATCTTGTGTGTGTACTTTAGTCTATCCCACATTCTATCACGTATACTTTTGTCTATTTACTCTATACTTTACCATATCAATATCAAACCTCTTAACTGCTTGCATAATCTGTGGAGCCAAGAATACATCAGCCTGCACATTACGAgttttttttcacaaaaataaaacaCTTTGTTAGATATGCATCTTTTAGTATGATATCTTTAATCTTTAAGAGCAACAAGAAGTGCACCATGCAGATATGTTCCCCTGTTGCATATTTTCCAGCAACATCCTTCAATAACTTCTCAAAAGCTGCATATATATATTGGTCAAttataagaaaagattttgaaacaATTTCAAAATGCAAAGGACATGCCATATATACATATCTTAGTGTGGTAAAATTGAGCTTAATTACCCAAGAAACCTTTGTCAATCTTATATTGTGCCCACTGTTTTGTTTCAGCACCAAACATTTTCTCCATATCTTTCTATTAGGAAAAAGGAAATCAGATAAATGAAAAAtgtcaaaaattgcaaaaacaTTTTGTGTGCATAGAGGCAATCCAAGCATTTCAAATGAAAAGAAGATATACCAAAGCACTAATCATATGATAAGGTTGAATGCTGGAGTTAATCATACTTGCTATCTGTGAAACAATACAGTATAATCATTAGATGATACGAGGCCTCGATGATATGACCATGTAATAATGTAACAAATGCAGGTATATGAACGGTTATATCTCTATCACGTCTACTCATGCAAGATCATCTTTTGAAAAATgctaaatcttttttttttttttttggggttaAAGTTCCATTGAATTCTAGATCTTTTTGGCTATAGAAACTCTTATACCATATCGTGAAACTACTTGTTCTAAAAGTTCAAGCTGATAGTAAGAGACACACAATTCAACTATTATCCATTACAGATTGGATTACAGAATCAAGACCTAGTTGAAAATGCTTACAATGCATGGTTTTCTTGttcctttatatatatatatattgcattCTGTAGAAGCTATATATCAGAATATTTATAAGAAggttttatttataatattctCTCTACTATAATAATTCCCAAGATGATTTGATTTGTTCCTATTGAATTCTTTTAGAAGATGCTAAACCAGTAGGATTAAATGAAGTAATGAACATCGATTCAAGAAGCATTCATGTTGTTACTAATCGAAAATTTCAATTATACCAAAATTTACCTGAAGATTGAGAGCTCGGATCTGAGGATCAACTGGCAAAAGTGGCTTTCGAGTATACTTTTCCTCcaaatactaataaaaaagGACGAAGCGGAAGacattattttattgttttggtATAAATTTGAACAAAGAACACCAAACCATAATCAGTGACATGCATCAAAACGAAATTCAAGTAtcagaaaattttaataattttccCACTTAAGGGCCATCATTAAGCTTGATACaataatgaatttaattttgatggcCAGTGCAAAATATTTTACATGTACATTTAATTATGTAATTCTACGTGAGCAAAAATAACTCCTTTTCACGTTAACCGCATGAATAGATGTCAAAAAAACGAATGTGATTGAACGACCGTGTAAGTATTATACTAATAgagcatcaaaattaaactctacaATGATATGACTGAGAAATCAACAGATTTCATTGTTTTCCTTCTCAAGATTTTAAAAGCAAAAAAACACTGAAAACTCGgaacagaaaatgaaaacagaaaCCACGCAACCAAGCTTTTTTCTAACAAATTGCTAGCATTAAACATACCAGAAATATTGCATAAGAGTCTGAAACCACCACATGATCATCAGCTAATACCGGAACACAATGGAGAGGGTTCAATTTCTCAAACTCTGAAATTCAAGCATAGATTATTGATTCTAATTCAATACATTCAACAGTAaaagtcaattttttttctttgattcaCATGTACTCTAACTATGCATTCACCTGGACTAAACTGTTCCCCTTTTACAAGATCCACTGCTTTATACTCATAAGGAATCCCTATTCATTTCAGATCAATAGAAAaaccaaaatcaaataaagTCTACATTACTTGTCCCAAAGAGCTGCAATTTCTGAACTCTCTAGAAATAAAGAACATATTTTTAAGACAAAACTTGGGAATCATTGTGTCTGAATTTGCAAATCAAAATCCCAAAGCTTTACCTTTGAGGCACAAAGCAAAGCGGATACGCCATGAGCATGAGCTTAACCAATAAGAGTACAACACAATCATGGTAGTAGTAgtaatggagaaactgattTCTAGTTAGCTACACTACAATGGTAGATGCTAGATTAAGTAATTTACACTTGAATCTACTTTGCGGTGTTCTTTTTTGTTCTATATGGTCAAACATATCTACTTTGACAAGTGTCATTGTGTCAAGCAGTTTGACCTTTGACTTATGACACGTGTGAAAATTTCTTATACATATGGATATGGTTGTGGACTAATCTCTCCAATATGAATAATAGATAAGTGTTTTTTTCTTTCTGCTCTCTTTTTTTAATATGATGTCTAATATAAGTAAGTTTAAGTAGTAAGAatgatttaatattttattataattggaCACCTCCACTAAATTGAGTAAATTGTTGCTTAATAAAATTAGATGAGATTGAAAAATCGAatctattaaaaatttaactgaaaattagttaataaatcAAGCCAATCTACAAGGAATTACAGTTTAATTAAACCCACGTGACACTGAATTTCATTAGATTGATTTTGTATCATGTAATTGCTTTTTTGCAAACACTATTTATGTATCAAAGTCAAATTTGCAAAAGTGACATTCTATGGGGTTTTCTGCCTTTGTTGCAAAAATTCCATCAGTTTAACTAGTAGCTAACTAATCTAATTCAGATTTGTTGAGATTGAATAAACATTAACATTGTATAAGTATGAGAGAAAAAATATCATATGAAAATGTTAGTTGTGTCTAAATTTAGCTATCATTAAAAAAAACTGagtatattttatataaaactaattagataaaaattagaAAGTTAAATAATGTTGgttcaaatataaaacaaaaataaaaaaatagtcaCCAAATATTTCTCATATATAAATACTAGAAAAATAAGACAAATTGATCCTAACTGTCCACAAACATTTAAATacttgaaaatttaaaaatacatttaaatttcTAACCTTTTCAAAATCTGAACACATCAACCCTGAGTCTAATCAGTCTTATTTTAAAAACTCTCCTACGTGTACATCCATATCAACCAAGTCAGTACAACGAAAATtacatttgatttttttgttggaTCTGATAGACCAAGTGAATATGAAGAATCGATATGTCCAAATTTTAAAATGGTCAGaaacttaaatgtatttttaaatccTCCTCGAAGATTTAAATGTCTGCAGATCAAAAAGTCAAAGACCTATTtgtcattttctctaaatactATTATTAACACTTTCTAAAATTCAGTGTTTAACTGTATTAAGGGAtttcaataataatatctaagTGAAATAGGGCAATAAGGGTTAAAAACTTTGTTTCTAATGAAGAAAATCAAGTGCAGTAATCTAAGGCCAGAGTACAAATAATATTTACAATGTATTGTTACAGTGGCCTAACAGAGATGCTTATACAAGAAAGAAAGGACCTAAATATTTCAACACATCCAGTTAAGTAATCGTTCAAACTTTTGGCTGAGATTTGACTAAGAAACTTCTTGCTTCATCTTCAGTAACTTCACTGTAAAGTTAAACCAAATAACAAGTTATTGAAGAAGAAACATTGAATTTTAAATGATCCaaccaagaaaaagataaaaaaaaaatcacaaaacctGTCTGCAGCTTCTGATTTGGGGATCAAGGTGATTCCTTTTGAAGAAAGAGAATCACAGAAATCATGAAGGTTCTTCTCTTGACAGAAACTCCAAATATCACGAAGGAAATTGTTGAACTGTTTCGGTTCCTTCACAGAGAAAAATGTTATCAGTGACTTCAAATACAACCAAGAGGAATAATAGAGGAATAAAAATTGGTTAGACATGGAAAGTCATGACTTGGCTCTATTGTGCAAAAGCGAGGGAGATGGATTACCTGCTCATTGATACATCCCTTGCGGAGCGCAGCTAAACATTCCAATGCTTTCGAATTGTTATCACCTTCGTGGGAATCCTCTATGAGAtcatgaattttatttttcatagcAACGATTGCTTTTACAACCCAATCTGGATTATCTCTGCGCGCAAACATGGCTTCAAAATCTTGTACAGGAGTCAGATCTCCAATGTTGTCGACTTCAACATTTGGCTTATCTTTAATGAGATTCGAAGCCAGAGCAGGTATTTCTCCTTTACTATTTTCCTCACCGGAACCATATCTTTCCTCTCTCAATAAACGCCTTGACTTTTTATGCTGTAAGACAGTTCAATTCAAACATGAAAGATATACAATGTTCGTATAATGTAAAAGAAGTTTGATATTTTGTATAAACTAGGCACAAAAACGTCTTACCCTCGGATTTTCCTTTAGTTCAAAAGACCGACGAAATTTTTCTATCACAGATTTGTTttgttgaaggagctcatcatcAGGTTCTGTGATTTTCTTGAGTGTATCATCAAGAGGGGGTACTGCAGCATCCGCATGCTTTGATTTGAGCTCAAGATAGCGATAAAATCGCTGAAAAGATATATGAACATTCGTATGTTAGCTTTATCCCAAGGTTACCTTTCATTTTTGGAGGTGCATATGCTAAATTTGAAATCTCTATTGTACCCTTCAAGTTATCATAATGCTAACTTTTACACAATGGGGGTAATACGTGATTGGCTCAGATAAGAAAGATAGCAAGGACAAAGCATAATCGAAAAATTCGGAAAATACAAATTCACAGCCCACAAGCAACAAACATTAGATAAAGAAATCTCATGTCATGAATATCAAAATCATAAtcttctttaaaaaaatagaggGAATGAATGAAACACAGGAGATAAACTAGAAAACATAAGTGAGGGAATTCATGCCTCTAAGACTGGATTTGGTGTAAAATCAGGTAGCAGAACTTCCTCTTTTCCTTGTGGTGCAAGATCAAGCATTTTTACCAAGTTAGCCGCAGCCTCTAGCTGTTGTTCATTTGGCTGTATCGATGCAGGGAAATTACTGAAAGAAGGGAATTGAAACTCTCGCACATCCTCAGCAAAAGGTAGTACATTGAAGTATAACGAATCAGGCtgcacagcatgaccatgcaaCAAAGGAATAATTTCGAAACAAATCCAGAAATCATGTCAGTGGAAGTAGaccaattaaaaaataaattaaaaaaataaaaagagatggAAAAAACGCACAATATTTTCCTTATCAGATAGATTGGGCGTCAGGACCCCAATGACGACATTCGCTTGTCCATGTCTCCAAACACAACGTAGTATTGCCACTTTATTCATTTCCTTCATAGCCCTTGCTAGCGAAGAAAGTGCAAGTGTGGCTTTTGTATTTCCTGTTTCAGCTATGAAGACATTGACATCTTTCATGTATTGGTGTCTTTATCGGATGGTTtaggagaaaagaaaagaaacagaaGAAACAGGGTAAGAAAATCTCCATCGtaaaattcaaatcaaataaagcatATACAATTTTACCTCAATACATTGGAGGAATCAGTAAATCCTAAAAGCTTCAGACCTTTTTCTGGTTTGAACTTAACAGCATCCCACTCAGCTTGGGATATGGGAACTATTTGAGGCCCATATCGATAACCTTTAATTCTTTGATCTGGCGGGACAACTTTATCAGGTTCTTGAGAACTCTTGTACTCATAATCCACTTTGACTTCATGTGTAGCAAATTTATCGGTTGAAGCAGCCTTATCAGAAAATTTCTTGAGAGTTGGAAacttttcttctgctgttttctTGTATACCAAAACCTGTTCAAAACTTAAGCATTCAATAATCATGTACATAAAAAGTTTGTAAGTGGCATAGGAACATTAATCACCAAAGTAATGAGATAATGAAAAAACCATGTCAAGAACATAATCTTTATCTGCATTGATGGGCAGGGCCAATAGGGCTATGAATATCTCACCTTAATCCTCAGTTTTGGGCTTAATTCAAGATCCCCTTTAAAGATTGTGGATGGAGTTATGTTTCGGGTTCTAAGAGCACCAAGCAAAGAAACTGGATTCTCCACATATGTTGACCTTGCAGACGTTTCTGTTGAAAAAATACGTAACAATTGATCGTTCTCGTCCATTATTTTCTTATTTGCATCTTGACTAAGCTTTCCTCTCAGAATTATACTTTCCATCCTCATACCATGGACAGTCATTTGTTTAGCAATGGTGGTCACTTGTTCCTCTTTTGTTCCCTCAAATGGCTCTTTTATTGGACATTGTGCATTTGTAATAAGACATAGACGCTTCTTTCCCTTGTTAGTTTCTCCAAACTTTTTTATCAGCATATCCATGCCAACAATAATAGCATCAAGAACTAACATCACAGTCAAGGTATTCAAAACCACAATATGGCAGTTAATCACTCAAAATCCACCAGCAGAATCAACTTACTGCTAGTGAAATGAATGAACTTTCAAAGTAATACTACAGCTGATATCGATTCAATTTTATTAACAGAAACAGAATAGAGCTCAGGAAAAGATAAACTGAGTATATACCAATGTTTGGAGGTGGGGTTGAACAAATCAATAACAAGGCACAAGTGGTGCAGAATATTACACAGGACAAATCAGGAAAAATTTTACCATCTAAAGTCAAATAGTATGAATGTTTTAGTAACGGTCAAAATGTTAGAGCATAAAATTCTttcattaaatatataaataaataatcaaagCTTCCAAAGTATAGAATCATGAACATCAAGGATACAATCACCATGTGTAGCTCCTCGAGGCAGTTGCTGTAGAGCCTCAACGATATCTCCCTCCACaactttaatatttttcaaaaccacAACATGTTGATACCCTCCAACTTCTTCCGTAAGTTCGTTATCAGTATCTGGGAAATTTCGACATAAACATGGGTGAGGAAGGCCTTTGAATCACTTCatggaaagaaaaaaatgaattatcAAATCAAAAAAACGATTTGAAGGAAACTTCAATCAACCCATTTAATTGTAAGCATGATAGTAAAACTCCACGGGAAAAACAAACTCGGTACAGTGAATAAATCAGTGTGAAGATTCTACAAGAATGAGACTGAAACACAATAAACATTGCTACAAGATAATCAAATAAGAACCATGGACTTCTTAGTCTCCATTTTATCATCACAAATAACTAACATCTTTTGGTACAAGAAAACAATGTCACCATTCGATTCTTATTACCAACCCCAATTATGAGCAAAATACTGAATTGCTGTTATTGCTGCATTGCAATCTAGAACTTTATGCCCCGTGACATGATAATAAACACTAACTGAATGGTGATAATGGTGCATTGTAGGTTTGTATCATAAGGGTCAAAGAGAGCACCTTCTGTTCCAAATAAGACAACACCCACTTCATCATATTTGGTAAAGATCAGCTGCACACTCATCAAAAGAAGGGGAAAAAGGTCATTTTAATGTTACAGGTTTCAGCTCTTTGAAGACAAACATCAAACACAAGGTGGGCAAGGAATGTCAAAGGAGAAATAAATATAGCAACCTTCTTCTCCACAAGCATGGAACAAACTTTCTCAATTTCAGGAATAACAGAGTGCATGGATGGCCCCACATCCAGCAGCAAAACCAAAGCTTCCTGCATTTGATTTCAGCAATTACAAGAAAATACACATCTATGCATTCATAAATAGtgaaaagtttaaattttttaaaatgggGTATCAGGCTTTTCAGTTGGTATAGATTATAGAAGAAAAACCCTAAAATCCTTATAGTGTTGGAGAATGAAAACgggaaaaaaattgaaaacaagagagaaaagatGGAACCTTGTTTCGAGCCatggagaagaagagaaaaagagtcAATCTTGCAGAAGAAGGCGTTGAATTTGAGCTGAATGATTCCTCTTCCGGATTTTTCTTTGTTCCCGCTTCAATATATTTATGCGAAATAACcgatttaaaataaaaataaataaataataaataaaacttttCGTAGATGTTTTTGggcttatatttttattttattttattgacgAAATAAGTGTATAAGTCCAT includes:
- the LOC130961936 gene encoding glutathione S-transferase 2-like isoform X1, with amino-acid sequence MIVLYSYWLSSCSWRIRFALCLKGIPYEYKAVDLVKGEQFSPEFEKLNPLHCVPVLADDHVVVSDSYAIFLYLEEKYTRKPLLPVDPQIRALNLQIASMINSSIQPYHMISALKDMEKMFGAETKQWAQYKIDKGFLAFEKLLKDVAGKYATGEHICMADVFLAPQIMQAVKRFDIDMSKYPTLRRLSETYKGLAEFHASSPQSQPDACITNNNL
- the LOC130961936 gene encoding glutathione S-transferase 2-like isoform X2, whose translation is MIVLYSYWLSSCSWRIRFALCLKGIPYEYKAVDLVKGEQFSPEFEKLNPLHCVPVLADDHVVVSDSYAIFLYLEEKYTRKPLLPVDPQIRALNLQIASMINSSIQPYHMISALKDMEKMFGAETKQWAQYKIDKAFEKLLKDVAGKYATGEHICMADVFLAPQIMQAVKRFDIDMSKYPTLRRLSETYKGLAEFHASSPQSQPDACITNNNL
- the LOC130961936 gene encoding glutathione S-transferase 1-like isoform X3; translated protein: MIVLYSYWLSSCSWRIRFALCLKGIPYEYKAVDLVKGEQFSPEFEKLNPLHCVPVLADDHVVVSDSYAIFLYLEEKYTRKPLLPVDPQIRALNLQIASMINSSIQPYHMISALKDMEKMFGAETKQWAQYKIDKGFLAFEKLLKDVAGKYATGEHICMADVFLAPQIMQAVKSPNTLL
- the LOC130961899 gene encoding ATP-dependent DNA helicase 2 subunit KU80-like, producing the protein MARNKEALVLLLDVGPSMHSVIPEIEKVCSMLVEKKLIFTKYDEVGVVLFGTEDTDNELTEEVGGYQHVVVLKNIKVVEGDIVEALQQLPRGATHGDFLDAIIVGMDMLIKKFGETNKGKKRLCLITNAQCPIKEPFEGTKEEQVTTIAKQMTVHGMRMESIILRGKLSQDANKKIMDENDQLLRIFSTETSARSTYVENPVSLLGALRTRNITPSTIFKGDLELSPKLRIKVLVYKKTAEEKFPTLKKFSDKAASTDKFATHEVKVDYEYKSSQEPDKVVPPDQRIKGYRYGPQIVPISQAEWDAVKFKPEKGLKLLGFTDSSNVLRHQYMKDVNVFIAETGNTKATLALSSLARAMKEMNKVAILRCVWRHGQANVVIGVLTPNLSDKENIPDSLYFNVLPFAEDVREFQFPSFSNFPASIQPNEQQLEAAANLVKMLDLAPQGKEEVLLPDFTPNPVLERFYRYLELKSKHADAAVPPLDDTLKKITEPDDELLQQNKSVIEKFRRSFELKENPRHKKSRRLLREERYGSGEENSKGEIPALASNLIKDKPNVEVDNIGDLTPVQDFEAMFARRDNPDWVVKAIVAMKNKIHDLIEDSHEGDNNSKALECLAALRKGCINEQEPKQFNNFLRDIWSFCQEKNLHDFCDSLSSKGITLIPKSEAADSEVTEDEARSFLVKSQPKV